From the genome of Nitrospinota bacterium:
CAAAGATCACCTCGGATGCCAACATCTGCAAAATCTCCATCGTCGGTGCGGGAATGAAAAGCCATTCGGGCATTGCGGCCACCATGTTCCAGACGCTCTCCAAAGAGAATATCAACATCATGATGATCAGCACTTCGGAGATCAAGGTTTCCTGTGTGATCGACCAAAAATATACCGAACTGGCCACCCGCGCGTTGCACGAGGCGTTTGACTTGAAATCGGAGCCAGTCCAGGTTTCCTGTGAAGATTCCGTCCCGGCTTCAGATAAAAAGATGAAAGCTTTGTAACCCATGCGATCGATCAAAATATACGACACCACGTTAAGAGACGGTTCCCAATCGGAAGATGTGTCCTTTACCGTGGAAGATAAAATTCGCATCGCCCACAAGCTGGACGAATTAGGAGTCCACTATATCGAAGGCGGCTGGCCGGGGTCCAATCCGAAGGACATGGACTTCTTTGTCAAGATCCGCCGCGCCACTCTTAAAAATGCCAAAGTGGCGGCGTTTGGATGCACTCGCTATCCGGGAAAATCGGTTGCAGAGGACACCAATATCCAGCATCTCCTCAAGGCCGAGACTGAAGTCATCACCATCTTCGGAAAATCGTGGGACCTGCATGTGCGCCATGCTCTGTCCACGGATCAGGATGAAAATCTGCGCATGGTCACGGAGAGTCTTTCTTATTTAAAAAAGCACGGCCAGGAAGTGTTGTTTGACGCCGAGCATTTTTTCGACGGCTATAAATCCAATCCCGACTACGCCCTGAAGGTGGTCAAGGAAGCCGAATCGGCAGGCGCCGATTGGATTGTCTTGTGCGACACCAACGGCGGCTCCCTGCCCTGGGAGATCAGCAAAATATTCGCGGACGTTAAGGCTCAGGTAAACGTCAAACTGGGAATTCATTGCCATAACGATTCCGAGCTGGCCGTGGCCAATTCCTTGCAAGCCGTGGAAGCCGGAGCGGAACAGGTTCAGGGAACGGTGAACGGCTACGGGGAACGCTGTGGCAATGCCAACCTCATCTCCATCATCCCCAACCTGAAACTGAAAATGGGGTTGAATTGCGTGACCGACGGTCAAATGAAGAGCTTGAAAGAGGTTTCTTCCTTTGTCGATGAACTGGCCAATAAAGCCCACTGGAACCACCAGCCGTATGTCGGCCACAGCGCATTTGCCCATAAGGGCGGCATTCATGTGAGCGCCATTCAGAAAAACCGGCTGACTTACGAACACATCGATCCGGAATCCGTCGGCAACCGCCAGCGAATTTTAATTTCCGACCTGTCGGGAAAAAGCAATATCATTTTCAAGGCAAAGGAATTCGGCATCGACGTTGACGGGGACGACCCAAAAATCAGGAAAATTCTCAAAAACTTGAAGTCTCTGGAGAACCTTGGGTATCAGTACGAAGGTGCTGAAGGGTCCTTCGAGTTATTGATGCACGATGCCCTGGGGGACAAGGAAACTTTCTTTGACTTTGTCGGATTCCGGGTCATCGTCGAAAAACGCCAGGAGGACGAAGAACCAATTTCCGAAGCCACCGTCAAGATCCGCGTCAATGGCGTTTTAGAAGTGACCGCCGCCGAAGGGACAGGCCCGGTCGATGCCCTGAACAAGGCCATCCAGAAAGCACTGGTAAAATTTTACCCGGAACTGGAAGAAGTCAATTTATTCGACTATAAAGTCAGAATCCTCGATGAAAAAAAAGGCACCCGTTCCAAAATCCGCGTGCTGATAGAATCCGGAGATCATCACTCGAAATGGGGCACAGTCGGGGTTTCAGAAAATATCATCGAAGCCAGCTGGCAGGCGCTCATCGACAGCATCGAATACAAGCTCAACACCTTTTCTAAGAAGAAAACAATCTCCTAACAGGTTGCTGAAAAACTATTTTTTCTACCTACAACTGTCACACTGAGCCTGTGATGTTCGACCCTTGCCTTCATGCCCCGAAGGGGTATGTCGAAGTGCGAAAACAGCCCTTAATTATCAAGGTCCTACTTCGACAGGCTCAGCATGACAACAGTGAAAACCCTCGTGCTTGGGACTTTTTCAGCAACCTGCTAAAGTACGCTTTTTCAGGTCATTTCCTGAAAAATCCTCTTAAGAAAATTGACTCTCCCGAAAGGTCATTTTCCAGCCTTGACGATCCCCCCCCCTAAAATTCCTCAAATCATATTGATATATAAAGGGTTATGCCTTAAACTATTGATATGCGAGATCCCGAATCAGAGTTCAGATCTGTTTCATCTCAAAAACCGCCTTTTTGGGCAAGGATGCTCTCCTCGTCGGTGTTCCCCAATCTAGCTTTATCCATAATTACCATTATCTTCCTTGCCGCCATCGGATGGTACGGGCATACCGAAGTGGAGCGGGAAATGAAAGACAACCTTTCGGTCCAGTTGCAAACCCTGCTCTCGGCCCAGGTGGCGTCTCTCGAAAATTGGATAAAAGATAAAAAAAGGGACGCCGAGGTGTTGGCCAGCCAACCCGAAATAAAAGCCAAAATTAT
Proteins encoded in this window:
- the cimA gene encoding citramalate synthase, whose translation is MRSIKIYDTTLRDGSQSEDVSFTVEDKIRIAHKLDELGVHYIEGGWPGSNPKDMDFFVKIRRATLKNAKVAAFGCTRYPGKSVAEDTNIQHLLKAETEVITIFGKSWDLHVRHALSTDQDENLRMVTESLSYLKKHGQEVLFDAEHFFDGYKSNPDYALKVVKEAESAGADWIVLCDTNGGSLPWEISKIFADVKAQVNVKLGIHCHNDSELAVANSLQAVEAGAEQVQGTVNGYGERCGNANLISIIPNLKLKMGLNCVTDGQMKSLKEVSSFVDELANKAHWNHQPYVGHSAFAHKGGIHVSAIQKNRLTYEHIDPESVGNRQRILISDLSGKSNIIFKAKEFGIDVDGDDPKIRKILKNLKSLENLGYQYEGAEGSFELLMHDALGDKETFFDFVGFRVIVEKRQEDEEPISEATVKIRVNGVLEVTAAEGTGPVDALNKAIQKALVKFYPELEEVNLFDYKVRILDEKKGTRSKIRVLIESGDHHSKWGTVGVSENIIEASWQALIDSIEYKLNTFSKKKTIS